A window of Auraticoccus monumenti contains these coding sequences:
- a CDS encoding T3SS (YopN, CesT) and YbjN peptide-binding chaperone 1, whose protein sequence is MPDYRDFDLDRSTAESWLEFEQRLAEVVSMIDDSADFTLGCVAVDEEPVPFVRFHSRDRDTLLAEAASNAVVGEKYQLGPAELTRLSELGWQDPTSEPEQPGDPVSENFWVLRAQEQSEALAGLAVSTLRDVYGVQHPVFLAPDQLAEILTPAPEPVVLTEYDAEDVAAVVPAGVEHLRDLVEVELTEMFGHTPLHDAEGDIAIRVGSTMLFLRLSSDAREVLVFASLVHDVEGRSRAVEVLNDLNADARMVKFQLIRDRVFVTCSVMAHPFVPAHLHQAVTMMAEVADGIDDELAGKLRGRTTFGPDAG, encoded by the coding sequence GTGCCCGACTACCGTGACTTCGACCTGGACCGCAGCACCGCCGAGTCGTGGCTGGAGTTCGAGCAGCGGCTCGCCGAGGTGGTCTCGATGATCGACGACTCCGCCGACTTCACCCTCGGCTGCGTGGCCGTGGACGAGGAGCCGGTCCCCTTCGTGCGGTTCCACAGCCGTGACCGCGACACGCTGCTGGCCGAGGCCGCCAGCAACGCGGTGGTGGGGGAGAAGTACCAGCTCGGCCCGGCCGAGCTGACCCGGCTCTCCGAGCTGGGCTGGCAGGACCCCACCAGCGAGCCCGAGCAGCCCGGCGACCCCGTCAGCGAGAACTTCTGGGTGCTGAGGGCCCAGGAGCAGTCCGAGGCCCTGGCCGGGCTCGCCGTGAGCACCCTCCGCGACGTGTACGGCGTCCAGCACCCCGTCTTCCTGGCCCCGGACCAGCTGGCCGAGATCCTGACCCCGGCCCCGGAGCCGGTGGTCCTGACCGAGTACGACGCCGAGGACGTGGCCGCGGTGGTCCCGGCCGGGGTGGAGCACCTGCGCGACCTGGTCGAGGTGGAGCTGACCGAGATGTTCGGCCACACCCCACTGCACGACGCCGAGGGCGACATCGCCATCCGGGTCGGCTCGACGATGCTCTTCCTGCGGCTCTCCTCCGACGCCCGCGAGGTGCTGGTCTTCGCCTCCCTGGTGCACGACGTCGAGGGCCGCTCGCGGGCGGTGGAGGTGCTCAACGACCTCAACGCCGACGCCCGGATGGTGAAGTTCCAGCTGATCCGGGACCGCGTCTTCGTGACCTGCTCGGTGATGGCCCACCCGTTCGTGCCGGCCCACCTGCACCAGGCGGTCACGATGATGGCCGAGGTGGCCGACGGGATCGACGACGAGCTGGCCGGCAAGCTCCGCGGACGCACCACCTTCGGCCCCGACGCCGGCTGA
- a CDS encoding hydroxymethylglutaryl-CoA lyase, translating to METFPEPHPGTGPAAEVTVYEVGPRDGLQAEETVVPTATKVELVHRLHAAGLRTVEVTSFVPPRWVPQLADAEEVLGAVAGLPDARLPVLVPNIRGLERALSAGAREVAVVVSATEAFARANLGTGREEAVVRAEAVLALAAEHGVAARGYVSMAFGDPWEGRVAPRQVVPLVERLWTAGCARVSLGDTIGVATPAHVRALLTVLAGSEERLALHGHDTYGQALANAAVALEAGVRELDASAGGLGGCPYARSATGNLATEDLLWMLHGQGVSTGVSLPDLAATSAWLAGRLGRPSPSRVVRALTGGSS from the coding sequence ATGGAGACGTTCCCCGAGCCGCACCCCGGGACGGGCCCCGCCGCGGAGGTGACGGTCTACGAGGTCGGTCCGCGCGACGGCCTGCAGGCTGAGGAGACCGTGGTCCCGACGGCCACCAAGGTCGAGCTGGTGCACCGGCTGCACGCCGCCGGCCTGCGCACCGTCGAGGTCACCAGCTTCGTGCCGCCCCGTTGGGTCCCGCAGCTGGCCGACGCCGAGGAGGTGCTCGGCGCGGTGGCCGGGCTGCCGGACGCCCGGCTCCCGGTGCTGGTGCCCAACATCCGCGGGCTCGAGCGGGCCCTGAGCGCCGGCGCCCGCGAGGTGGCCGTCGTGGTCAGCGCCACCGAGGCCTTCGCCCGCGCCAACCTCGGCACCGGGCGGGAGGAGGCGGTCGTCCGTGCCGAGGCGGTACTGGCGCTGGCCGCCGAGCACGGCGTCGCCGCCCGGGGCTACGTCTCGATGGCCTTCGGCGACCCCTGGGAGGGCCGGGTGGCGCCGCGGCAGGTCGTGCCGCTGGTGGAGCGGCTGTGGACGGCCGGCTGCGCCCGGGTCAGCCTCGGCGACACCATCGGCGTGGCGACGCCCGCGCACGTCCGCGCCCTGCTCACGGTGCTGGCCGGCTCGGAGGAGCGGCTGGCCCTGCACGGCCACGACACCTACGGTCAGGCGCTGGCCAACGCGGCGGTGGCCCTGGAGGCCGGGGTCCGCGAGCTCGACGCCTCCGCCGGCGGCCTCGGCGGCTGCCCCTACGCCCGTTCCGCCACCGGCAACCTGGCCACCGAGGACCTGCTCTGGATGCTGCACGGGCAGGGGGTGAGCACCGGCGTCTCGCTGCCGGACCTGGCCGCCACCAGCGCCTGGCTCGCCGGGCGGCTGGGTCGTCCCAGCCCGTCACGGGTGGTGCGGGCGCTCACCGGCGGTTCGTCGTGA
- a CDS encoding AEC family transporter, translating to MISVLSGLGTIAAVVLVGVALAHLRVLDGNGQQVLARITFTVATPALILTLMSRTDITRIVSPSLAVAACASLLVALVWVGLARLRWRRGAAETVVGAWSAGYVNANNLGIPVAAFVLGDASAALPVLLLQMVLLQPLGLVVLDVCAARERGGRVSVGSVLSRPFRNPMTVATLAGVALSLLEWSIPAPVAAPLDMLGAMSVPAMLLAFGVSLRLGPLPGRGEPPAQLATLVALKLVVMPAVAWVLAALVWRLEPATVAAVVLMAGLPSAQNVFIIATRYRVGVLLARDVVFLSTVLSFATVLLLALLLRLG from the coding sequence ATGATCTCGGTGCTGTCCGGTCTCGGGACCATCGCGGCGGTGGTGCTGGTCGGCGTCGCCCTGGCCCACCTGCGGGTGCTGGACGGGAACGGGCAGCAGGTGCTGGCGCGGATCACCTTCACGGTGGCCACCCCGGCGCTGATCCTCACCCTGATGTCACGCACCGACATCACTCGGATCGTCTCGCCGAGCCTGGCCGTGGCCGCCTGCGCGTCCCTGCTGGTGGCCCTGGTCTGGGTCGGGCTGGCCCGGCTCCGCTGGCGGCGCGGCGCCGCCGAGACGGTGGTCGGGGCGTGGTCGGCGGGCTACGTCAACGCGAACAACCTGGGCATCCCGGTGGCGGCCTTCGTGCTCGGCGACGCGTCGGCGGCCCTGCCCGTGCTGCTGCTGCAGATGGTCCTGCTCCAACCGCTCGGCCTGGTGGTGCTCGACGTCTGCGCGGCCCGTGAACGCGGGGGCCGGGTCTCGGTGGGCTCGGTGCTGAGCCGCCCGTTCCGCAACCCGATGACCGTGGCCACCCTCGCCGGGGTCGCCCTCTCGCTGCTGGAGTGGTCGATCCCCGCCCCGGTGGCCGCGCCGCTGGACATGCTGGGGGCCATGTCGGTGCCGGCCATGCTGCTGGCCTTCGGCGTCTCGCTCCGGCTGGGCCCGCTCCCGGGCCGGGGTGAGCCACCGGCCCAGCTCGCCACCCTGGTGGCGCTGAAGCTGGTGGTGATGCCCGCGGTCGCCTGGGTGCTGGCGGCGCTCGTCTGGCGGCTCGAGCCGGCCACGGTGGCCGCCGTGGTGCTGATGGCGGGGCTGCCCAGCGCCCAGAACGTCTTCATCATCGCCACCCGCTACCGGGTCGGGGTCCTGCTGGCCCGCGACGTGGTGTTCCTCAGCACCGTGCTCTCGTTCGCCACCGTGCTGCTGCTGGCCCTGCTGCTCCGCCTCGGCTGA
- a CDS encoding DUF2207 domain-containing protein, whose protein sequence is MAQPLLLPSGTSPTQADRPLLLRALLVALAGVLLLVSAPGPARAEDQGEDWRITRYDVTAETASDGTTRVTTELDFDFGDEPAHGPVLVQAVRQRIEGDPDHWRSMPITDVSATSPSGAPAQVSTEVESGAMDIRVGDADVEVEGLQTYVVTWVQQGLVNPEATGSGLDELSWNVLNQWQVPVEDITVTVRGPAEVEQVGCFAGEPGTRTPCTSAAEEGTTATFTDDGISTDEGLTVVTGWPAGSVTAPVLLTERRHLGNTFAANPLTVGGGLLVAALGALLAALLARRGRDERYVGLTPGLSPLAGAEATTATGGARGPVAVRFTPPDGAGPAEVGTVQDEVAHTADVTAALVDLAVRGHLRIVDTRGPGDTDDAPTWRLERLTGGDDELADYEQVLLDGVFSTGDEVDLDGLVFAPALASTQTALYRRVTERGWFRADPRAVRHRWAGGAALVLVAGVVLTIVLALTVGAGIIGLGLVVAGVVGLALTGRAPARTAAGSALLEQSLGFKLYLSTAEADQIKLEEAEQVFSRYLPYAIAFGVAEHWTGVFAELAARGHALDTPTWYAGAHPFVFTGAAFGDQISSFSSAVSSAVTTSTAGSGGGSGFSAGVGGGVGGGGGGGW, encoded by the coding sequence ATGGCCCAGCCCCTCCTCCTTCCCTCCGGCACCAGCCCCACCCAGGCCGACCGGCCCCTGCTGCTGCGGGCGCTGCTGGTCGCCCTGGCCGGGGTGCTGCTGCTGGTGTCCGCACCCGGCCCGGCCCGGGCCGAGGACCAGGGGGAGGACTGGCGGATCACCCGCTACGACGTCACCGCCGAGACCGCGAGCGACGGCACCACCCGGGTGACCACCGAGCTGGACTTCGACTTCGGCGACGAGCCGGCCCACGGCCCGGTGCTGGTGCAGGCGGTCCGGCAGCGCATCGAGGGCGATCCCGACCACTGGCGCAGCATGCCGATCACCGACGTCTCGGCCACCAGTCCCAGTGGCGCCCCGGCCCAGGTCAGCACCGAGGTCGAGTCGGGTGCGATGGACATCCGCGTCGGCGACGCGGACGTCGAGGTGGAGGGCCTGCAGACCTACGTGGTCACCTGGGTGCAGCAGGGACTGGTCAACCCCGAGGCCACCGGCTCCGGGCTGGACGAGCTCTCCTGGAACGTCCTCAACCAGTGGCAGGTGCCGGTCGAGGACATCACGGTCACCGTCCGCGGGCCGGCCGAGGTCGAGCAGGTGGGGTGCTTCGCCGGTGAGCCGGGGACGAGGACCCCCTGCACGTCCGCCGCCGAGGAGGGCACCACCGCCACCTTCACCGACGACGGGATCAGCACCGACGAGGGGCTCACCGTGGTCACCGGCTGGCCGGCGGGTTCGGTGACCGCACCGGTCCTGCTGACCGAGCGCCGCCACCTCGGCAACACCTTCGCCGCCAACCCGCTCACCGTCGGCGGCGGGCTGCTGGTGGCCGCGCTCGGCGCCCTGCTGGCCGCGCTGCTGGCGCGGCGCGGTCGTGACGAGCGCTACGTCGGCCTGACCCCGGGCCTGTCGCCGCTGGCCGGCGCCGAGGCCACCACCGCCACCGGAGGGGCGCGCGGACCCGTCGCGGTCCGCTTCACCCCGCCCGACGGCGCCGGCCCCGCCGAGGTCGGCACCGTGCAGGACGAGGTGGCCCACACCGCCGACGTGACGGCGGCGCTGGTCGACCTGGCGGTCCGCGGCCACCTCCGCATCGTGGACACCCGCGGACCCGGGGACACCGACGACGCACCCACTTGGCGGCTGGAGCGGCTGACCGGCGGGGACGACGAGCTCGCCGACTACGAGCAGGTGCTGCTCGACGGCGTCTTCTCCACCGGGGACGAGGTCGACCTCGACGGCCTCGTCTTCGCCCCCGCGCTCGCCTCCACCCAGACCGCCCTCTACCGCCGGGTCACCGAGCGTGGCTGGTTCCGGGCCGACCCGCGCGCCGTGCGCCACCGCTGGGCCGGGGGTGCGGCCCTCGTGCTGGTGGCCGGGGTGGTCCTCACGATCGTGCTCGCCCTCACCGTCGGCGCCGGGATCATCGGGCTGGGGCTGGTCGTCGCCGGCGTCGTCGGCCTCGCCCTGACCGGCCGGGCACCCGCCCGCACGGCCGCCGGCTCGGCGCTGCTGGAGCAGTCGCTGGGCTTCAAGCTGTACCTCAGCACCGCCGAGGCGGACCAGATCAAGCTGGAGGAGGCCGAGCAGGTCTTCTCCCGCTACCTGCCCTACGCCATCGCCTTCGGGGTGGCCGAGCACTGGACCGGGGTCTTCGCCGAGCTGGCCGCCCGCGGGCACGCCCTGGACACGCCCACCTGGTACGCCGGCGCCCACCCCTTCGTCTTCACCGGAGCGGCCTTCGGTGACCAGATCTCCTCCTTCTCCTCCGCGGTGAGCAGCGCCGTCACGACCTCCACCGCCGGCAGCGGCGGTGGCAGCGGCTTCAGCGCCGGGGTCGGCGGCGGCGTGGGCGGTGGGGGCGGCGGTGGGTGGTGA